The genomic DNA TCTTCCGGGTGTACTTCCACACGTCGGCGACGAAGGTGTTGGGCCAGGTGATGGACCGGTTGACGGCCGAGTCGAAATACACGGCCACGTCCTTGTCCTGGTAGACGCGCGAGACGGTCTGGTTGTGCTCGAACCAGTGCTCGGTCCAGGTGGCGGGCGCGTTCTGCGCCCAGACCGGCGTGGAGGTGAGGACGGACAGCGCGAGAGTCAGCGAAGCGGGGCGGAGTTTCATCGGGGCGATGCTCCTCGGGGGAAGTACCGGAATTGCGCGATATCCAGCGATTATCCGGATGTCAAGGCTTGTCCCGGACTCTCAGTATTCGCGAAAACCGATGCGCACAACGCGGTGCGTCCTGTAGGGTTGACGCGCGGTGAAGACAGCTGTTCTCCATCCAGGAGGGGTCATGCGAGCGAACATCTTCGGTGGTGTGTTGGGAGTGGCTTTGTTGGCGGCCGGCTGTGGTGCCCCCGTCGAGAACCCGGAGACCGAGACGGCTCCGCTGAGCACGCGTGAGGACGCGCTTCCCGCCTGCAATGGTGAAGCTTACGAGCGCGCCTTCTACTCGGATGCCTCGAAGACCAATCAAGTCGGCGGTTGGGAGTGCTGGTGTGGCAGCAGCAGCGCCTACATCTGGGGGCGGACGACGGCCTTCTCCGAGTACCTCTACGTCAACCAGTGCCGGGTCCAGCCCTGATTCTGGGCCGTTGAAGAGCGAGTGCGTCCTGTTCCGTGTTCCAGGACGCACTCGGTCTCCCGGGCGCCGTCAGTTCAGTTGCTTGAGGATGCGCAGGTCGCGGAGCTGGAAGCGGATGGTGCCGCGCTGATCATTCCAGGCGGGGAGCACTTCCACGGCGGAGCTGAGCGCGTTCGTCTTCCAGCTCGCCGGGTAGCTCGGGCTCGAGAAGGGAATCCTCACGGTCTTCCACGTGCCCACCGCCGGGCGGCCCACCAGGGTCTTCAGGTCGCCGGTGGTGCAGGTGTCGGGGCTGCGATCGCAGACGATCTTCACCCAGAAGTCCTGCGTGGTGTTGCCGTAGTCGAGCACCTTGATGTCGAACCGCACGCCGCCCGTGGAGGCGATGGGCGAGGCATCCATCAGGAGCGGGCTCTTCACCGGGAAGGACACCACGCCGTTGCCACCCCCGTTGGTGACGTTGTTGAAGGTGACGTCGATCACCGTCTCCGTGCCGGTGTTGAGCGCGGGGTTGAGCGTCACACTCCCACTGCCGTTGGACCAGACGCTCGGGCCGCTGAACAACGCGGTGTCGTACACGCCGTTGTTCCACACGGCGCGGTCTCCGGTGAGCAGCCCGCCACTGGCGAGGTTTCCATCGCAGCCCACGTTGCCCGCGCGGTTGGGTTCCCAGCGGATGTTGGCGAGTGACAGCTCCAGCGCTCCCTCGGTGTAGAGCAGGAAGGCGCGGTTGACGCGGGTGAAGTCGGCTCCCTTGGCGGCGAAGCATTGCAGGGGGATGGCCAGCTCCGTCCAGGCGTTGGCCGGCAGCGCGCGCAGGGCGGGGGTGATGTCGATCTCCCCCACGCACGGGTAGACGCAGTCCACGCGGGCCTTGACGGCGCCGCTCGGCGCCACGCTCACGCGCGAATCGAACACCAGCGCGCCCGAGGCCGGCCAGGTGCGCAGATCGCGCGTCTCGCCGTTGTTGGCTTGCAGGTACAGCTCCGCGGTGGCGTTGTTCCAGGTGGCCCGTACCGCGGCCCACTGCAGGCCATTGCGATCATCCACCGGGGTGGCCGCCAGCTCGTTGGAGCCGGTGCGGGTGGTGGCGCTGGTGAGTTGGGCCACCTCCGTGCCGTTCCAGTTGGACGGCGCGCCGATGCGCATCGCCCAGCCATTCTGGTTGCCGCGCTCGAACAGGCTCAGCGAGCCCGAGGGGGGCGTCCCGCCGCTCCCCGTGCCGCAGCCCCCGTCCTGGGTGGGCTCGGCGAGCGGGCCCTGCTCCGTGCCCGCGGCGTAGGTCAGTCCGTAGCCGTAGGCATAGAGCGGATCGTAGCCCGCGTCGCCGCGGTTGAGCGCGACCTGGCACGGCGTCTTGGGCCAGGAGAAGGACAGCTTGCCCGTGAAGTCGAAGTTGACCGTGCCGTCCGCCTTGCGGAAGAGCACGTCCGCCACGCCATCGCCCTCGGTGCCCGGCAGCCAGGCCGCGACGAACGCGTCCGAGCGGTTGAGCTCCTTGTTCACATGGAGCGTGCGCCCGGAGAAGAGCACGGTGACGATCTTCTTCACGCCCTTGGCCTTGAGGCTGTTGATGAGTGACAGGTCCTCGGGACGCAGCTTCGCCAGCTCCAGCGTCTTGCCGTCGCCGATGTCCCCCACGCCCTCCGCGTAGGGCGTCTCGCCGATGACCACGATGGCCGCGGCGTAGCTCGAATCCGCCAGGGCGCCGTTGGCGCTCGTGTCGAGCGTGGCGGTGGGGACGAGCTTCTGGATGGCCTGCCACACGGTGGTGCCGCCGCCGAAGTCCGAGTTGGGGTGGCCCGTGCCCTGCCAGGAGATGGACCAGCCTCCGCTCTGGTTGGCCAGGCTGTTGGCACTCTTGCCAGCCACGAGCACCTTCGCCGAGCGCGACAAGGGCAGGGTGGCGCCGTTGTTCTTGAGCAGCACGAGCGACTTGCGCACCGCCTCGCGTGCCACGGCGCGGTGCTCGGGGGAGCCCACCACGCGCGAGCTGTTGCGCAAGGACGGCTTGGGCTTGTCGAAGAGGCCCGCGCGGAACTTCACGCGCAGGATGCGGCGCACGGCGTCATCGATGCGCGCCTGGGGAATCTGGCCACTTCTCACCTGGGCGAGCGTGTTGGTGAAGAACGCCTTCCAGTCCCCCCGGCTCGGAACCATCATCATGTCGATGCCCGCGAGGATGGCCTGGGGGCAGTTGCCGTTGGTGCAGTCGCTCGTCGCGTCGCTGTTGCTCCGGTTGACCTGTCC from Melittangium boletus DSM 14713 includes the following:
- a CDS encoding glycoside hydrolase family 3 protein produces the protein MRRRHTWPGYSSRALLALLTLGACQPPDEGMNGADETASLERAAATWPRVTSAIARDEALEARVDSLLKSMTLEEKVGQMIQVEIQEVTPAEIKQYHLGSVLNGGGSYPGQNKAATVQDWVSLADQFWEASMDAAANPRRIPILWGTDAVHGHNNVKGATLFPHNIGLGAAHDPTLILRMGEVTAREVARTGIDWAFSPTLAVVRDDRWGRAYEGYSEDPAIVEAYGGKAVEGLQGTLAKDAKTNERVIATAKHFVGDGGTTQGKDQGITFVTETELRDVHGRGYVSALGAGAQTVMASFSSWKDKAVGDGAKAYKMHGNKYLLTDVLKNQMGFDGFVISDWNGQGQVNRSNSDATSDCTNGNCPQAILAGIDMMMVPSRGDWKAFFTNTLAQVRSGQIPQARIDDAVRRILRVKFRAGLFDKPKPSLRNSSRVVGSPEHRAVAREAVRKSLVLLKNNGATLPLSRSAKVLVAGKSANSLANQSGGWSISWQGTGHPNSDFGGGTTVWQAIQKLVPTATLDTSANGALADSSYAAAIVVIGETPYAEGVGDIGDGKTLELAKLRPEDLSLINSLKAKGVKKIVTVLFSGRTLHVNKELNRSDAFVAAWLPGTEGDGVADVLFRKADGTVNFDFTGKLSFSWPKTPCQVALNRGDAGYDPLYAYGYGLTYAAGTEQGPLAEPTQDGGCGTGSGGTPPSGSLSLFERGNQNGWAMRIGAPSNWNGTEVAQLTSATTRTGSNELAATPVDDRNGLQWAAVRATWNNATAELYLQANNGETRDLRTWPASGALVFDSRVSVAPSGAVKARVDCVYPCVGEIDITPALRALPANAWTELAIPLQCFAAKGADFTRVNRAFLLYTEGALELSLANIRWEPNRAGNVGCDGNLASGGLLTGDRAVWNNGVYDTALFSGPSVWSNGSGSVTLNPALNTGTETVIDVTFNNVTNGGGNGVVSFPVKSPLLMDASPIASTGGVRFDIKVLDYGNTTQDFWVKIVCDRSPDTCTTGDLKTLVGRPAVGTWKTVRIPFSSPSYPASWKTNALSSAVEVLPAWNDQRGTIRFQLRDLRILKQLN